A region from the Lentimonas sp. CC4 genome encodes:
- a CDS encoding Na+:solute symporter: MQLVDYIVIVLYVLGIVGAGMVFAGKMKSSKDMFAAGGQSPWWVSGLSGFMTMFSAGTFVVWGGIAYKYGFVAVAINMCYGVAAMFVGWFLAGYWRKLGVNSAAEFLQLRFGGSIVQFYTWFQGTVGIFAIGGAVYALAKIVCALIPLPEGHLLADASTGMLSVPFTSVVLCLMVIIITFSGGLWAVLMTDVLQFVILVVSVVFVVPLILLEAGGWTSFLDKAPEGFTSPVAADFTWWFMAGWVVIHFFKIGGEWSFVQRYTCVPTAKDAKKAAFIFGLMYLISPLFWMLPPLVYRVLNADADVEQAYILSCQLVLPAGMMGLMVAAMASATASAATSQLNVFAGAFTTEVYQRLINTGATDQQLVRMGRIFTVVLGGIVIAGSLLIPRYGYTAFILDLTTLLTGPLVLPTIWGLFSRKIGVKAVWGTTLIGFMAAVVVKFGLKGDGFLTGISLLQGLSEWVMAHARIADLCSGILVPFVVLVVLELVEKHEHPGWQRVQDSKLSFHETEDLQSSTLPAKMVAITLAAIAVMMSVLAMINHVDAKVLLCFALILYVISGTVYFIIRKADRAAESVS, encoded by the coding sequence ATGCAACTTGTTGATTACATCGTTATTGTCCTCTACGTCCTAGGCATCGTTGGTGCTGGCATGGTGTTTGCAGGCAAGATGAAAAGCTCAAAAGATATGTTCGCCGCAGGCGGGCAGTCGCCGTGGTGGGTGTCCGGTTTGTCCGGTTTTATGACAATGTTCTCCGCTGGCACTTTTGTCGTGTGGGGTGGTATCGCTTACAAATATGGCTTTGTGGCAGTGGCGATTAATATGTGCTACGGCGTGGCCGCGATGTTTGTGGGATGGTTCCTCGCGGGGTATTGGCGTAAGCTCGGAGTAAATTCCGCAGCCGAATTTTTACAGCTTCGTTTCGGTGGATCCATCGTCCAGTTTTATACGTGGTTTCAAGGCACCGTTGGCATCTTTGCGATCGGTGGTGCGGTGTATGCATTGGCTAAAATCGTCTGCGCGTTGATCCCACTACCTGAAGGGCACTTGCTGGCGGACGCATCGACGGGGATGCTGTCGGTGCCATTTACGTCGGTGGTGCTGTGCTTGATGGTCATCATCATTACATTCTCCGGCGGACTATGGGCGGTGCTCATGACGGATGTTTTACAGTTCGTTATTCTAGTCGTATCGGTTGTTTTTGTGGTGCCGCTCATATTATTGGAAGCGGGTGGTTGGACGTCCTTTTTAGATAAGGCACCCGAAGGGTTTACATCACCCGTGGCCGCTGACTTTACCTGGTGGTTCATGGCAGGTTGGGTGGTGATACACTTTTTTAAAATCGGCGGTGAGTGGAGCTTTGTGCAGCGCTACACCTGTGTGCCTACCGCGAAGGATGCGAAGAAGGCGGCCTTCATTTTCGGTTTAATGTATTTGATTAGCCCGTTGTTTTGGATGCTGCCGCCGCTGGTGTATCGCGTATTGAATGCAGATGCTGATGTCGAGCAGGCGTATATTTTGTCCTGTCAGTTAGTGCTGCCTGCGGGGATGATGGGGCTGATGGTGGCTGCGATGGCCTCGGCGACTGCGAGTGCGGCGACTTCGCAACTCAATGTATTTGCCGGTGCGTTTACTACCGAAGTGTATCAGCGACTGATCAATACGGGGGCGACTGATCAGCAACTGGTCCGTATGGGGCGCATCTTTACGGTGGTGCTCGGTGGTATCGTGATTGCAGGTTCTCTATTGATTCCACGCTACGGCTATACCGCGTTTATTTTAGACCTTACCACATTACTGACTGGGCCGTTGGTGTTGCCGACGATCTGGGGACTCTTCTCGCGCAAGATTGGCGTGAAGGCTGTCTGGGGAACCACGCTGATTGGGTTCATGGCAGCTGTCGTGGTGAAGTTCGGTTTAAAGGGGGATGGTTTTCTGACTGGCATCAGTTTGCTTCAAGGGCTTTCGGAATGGGTCATGGCGCATGCGCGCATTGCTGATTTGTGCTCCGGTATTTTGGTGCCGTTCGTAGTATTGGTTGTATTGGAACTCGTCGAAAAACATGAGCATCCAGGCTGGCAGCGCGTGCAGGATTCGAAGCTGTCTTTCCACGAGACCGAAGATCTGCAGTCGTCCACTTTACCTGCTAAAATGGTGGCGATTACATTAGCAGCGATTGCCGTCATGATGTCAGTTCTCGCCATGATCAACCATGTGGATGCGAAGGTGCTGCTATGCTTTGCGCTGATCCTCTATGTGATTTCAGGCACGGTGTATTTTATTATCCGTAAAGCAGATCGCGCTGCGGAGTCAGTTTCTTGA
- a CDS encoding sulfatase, with the protein MKPVVAADSSSVKKKKPNILFIAVDDLRPELGCYGSEVAVTPNMDRLASEGLLFERAYCQQAICGPSRASIMTGARPDTTGITHNYVKIRELNPDILTLPQQFGANGYDTVFCGKIYHHGDMDPQSWNREPSFDKLPTGVAPSKDGFALEANQKIKAASRKGMFAKYGEVAKYGLAMGPAYECADVPDNTYIDGYHTDLAIETLKEMVQEGDKPFFLGFGMNKPHLNWVAPKKYWDLYDHDAIPLAAQPEGPEGGAMVGLHPSFELRVRDGIPKSGAIDDEMARTLKHSYLACVSYVDAQIGRMIDALNESGVRDNTIIILWSDHGFHLGEMGIWCKATNYELATRVPLMIWTPELSAASQGQRTDALVELLDIYPTLCDLAGLELPEHLEGTSFKPLLEDPTQAWKAAAFSQFPSPALREWGGFPIRPAMRETYFGPLLMEVEDEIKAQMGETWDRELFENHLMGYAMRTDRYRFIAWKDTQDLGADPVFVELYDHEIDPTETKNVADDNPQLVAQLLQQLNHNLIGSTK; encoded by the coding sequence ATGAAGCCTGTGGTGGCTGCCGATTCTAGCAGTGTAAAAAAAAAGAAGCCAAATATTCTCTTCATTGCAGTAGATGACCTTCGCCCTGAGCTCGGTTGCTATGGCTCGGAAGTTGCGGTGACGCCTAACATGGATCGGCTTGCGAGCGAGGGATTACTGTTCGAGCGCGCTTACTGTCAGCAAGCAATCTGCGGTCCTTCGCGAGCCAGCATCATGACCGGTGCTCGTCCAGATACGACGGGAATTACTCATAATTATGTAAAGATTCGCGAGTTGAATCCCGACATTCTAACGCTACCTCAGCAGTTTGGTGCGAATGGTTACGATACAGTCTTTTGTGGCAAAATTTATCACCATGGCGACATGGATCCACAGTCGTGGAACCGTGAGCCTTCGTTCGACAAACTTCCAACAGGTGTAGCTCCTAGTAAGGACGGATTTGCACTGGAGGCGAATCAGAAGATTAAAGCAGCCAGCCGTAAGGGAATGTTTGCGAAATATGGGGAAGTCGCGAAATACGGCCTTGCGATGGGGCCTGCGTATGAGTGCGCCGATGTGCCAGATAATACATATATCGACGGCTATCACACCGACCTCGCGATTGAGACTTTAAAAGAAATGGTGCAAGAGGGCGACAAGCCCTTCTTTCTCGGATTCGGTATGAATAAGCCACACCTCAACTGGGTGGCTCCTAAGAAATACTGGGATCTATATGATCATGATGCGATTCCACTTGCTGCTCAGCCCGAAGGACCAGAAGGCGGTGCGATGGTTGGTCTGCACCCATCCTTTGAGCTTCGTGTGCGTGATGGCATTCCGAAGTCGGGTGCGATTGATGACGAGATGGCTCGCACGCTAAAGCATTCCTACCTCGCGTGTGTGAGTTATGTCGATGCACAGATTGGTCGCATGATTGATGCGCTGAATGAATCGGGTGTGCGTGATAATACGATTATCATTTTATGGAGTGATCACGGGTTTCATCTCGGTGAGATGGGGATTTGGTGTAAGGCGACGAACTATGAATTAGCCACACGTGTGCCGCTGATGATTTGGACGCCTGAGCTGTCGGCGGCAAGTCAGGGGCAGCGCACCGATGCATTGGTTGAGTTACTGGATATTTACCCGACGCTTTGCGACCTTGCCGGTCTGGAACTGCCAGAGCATTTGGAGGGCACCAGCTTTAAGCCTTTGCTGGAAGATCCGACACAAGCATGGAAGGCCGCGGCCTTTAGCCAGTTTCCTAGTCCTGCACTTCGCGAGTGGGGCGGCTTTCCGATTCGTCCTGCGATGCGCGAAACATATTTTGGTCCGTTGTTGATGGAGGTTGAAGACGAGATCAAGGCGCAGATGGGGGAGACCTGGGATCGCGAGTTATTTGAGAATCACCTAATGGGCTATGCGATGCGCACGGATCGTTACCGCTTTATCGCTTGGAAAGATACGCAGGATTTAGGTGCTGATCCTGTTTTCGTTGAGTTGTATGATCATGAAATCGATCCCACAGAGACGAAGAATGTCGCCGATGATAATCCGCAGCTGGTTGCGCAATTATTGCAGCAATTGAACCACAACCTAATTGGTTCGACTAAATAA
- a CDS encoding DUF4136 domain-containing protein, whose translation MKPAIALLLLLSLAIFSGCTTTPFQVKSNPESVDKIKGYQCFKIDSREARAKYQDVSLSPIVDSRIATELRDALKMRGFTDDCEKPDFLVTYATKKTTVTRMTDMGMPVTPGKYPYTSFAGEQAIDVEQFKQGTFILYIIDEPTKEVVWWAIYQERERWEPATDKQVRKILVDILAKLPTGS comes from the coding sequence ATGAAACCTGCCATTGCCCTGCTACTGCTCCTATCACTTGCCATCTTCTCCGGTTGCACCACGACACCCTTTCAGGTCAAGTCGAACCCTGAATCCGTCGATAAAATCAAAGGCTACCAATGCTTTAAAATCGATTCCCGCGAAGCACGTGCCAAATATCAGGACGTATCACTCAGCCCGATCGTCGATAGCCGTATCGCGACTGAGCTACGTGATGCGCTCAAGATGCGCGGGTTCACCGACGATTGCGAGAAGCCCGACTTCCTCGTGACCTATGCCACCAAGAAGACGACAGTCACCCGAATGACTGACATGGGCATGCCCGTCACTCCAGGCAAATACCCATACACCAGCTTCGCCGGAGAGCAGGCCATTGATGTCGAGCAATTCAAACAGGGCACGTTCATCTTATACATCATCGATGAGCCAACAAAGGAGGTCGTTTGGTGGGCAATTTACCAAGAGCGTGAACGCTGGGAACCTGCAACCGACAAACAGGTGCGCAAGATTCTCGTTGATATCTTAGCGAAACTTCCGACTGGCAGCTAA
- a CDS encoding DUF4136 domain-containing protein, translating to MKSALTSLLLLSLVALSGCVSPVTVDYNTHAAHKFSRYQCFDIDTREERAQYHQVSLNPSTDSRILSEINAALKARGFSDTCAQPDFRVTYCVTNETMTEVNTKDTSGAGRGVAYVFRENFRFEVDKYQKGTFLLSIIDEQSQEVVWQASYSKRWDAERPTDEKIREIITETLAQFPPEL from the coding sequence ATGAAGTCTGCACTCACCTCCCTACTCCTGCTCTCTTTAGTCGCACTCTCTGGCTGCGTGTCGCCTGTCACAGTCGACTACAACACCCACGCCGCACATAAATTCAGCCGCTATCAATGCTTTGATATCGATACCCGAGAAGAGCGCGCTCAATATCATCAAGTCTCGCTCAACCCATCGACCGATAGTCGCATCCTCTCAGAGATCAATGCAGCTTTAAAGGCACGAGGTTTCTCAGACACATGTGCACAACCAGACTTTCGCGTGACCTACTGTGTCACCAACGAAACGATGACTGAGGTAAATACCAAAGATACCTCTGGCGCAGGCCGTGGAGTCGCTTACGTATTCCGCGAGAACTTTAGATTCGAAGTCGATAAATACCAAAAAGGCACCTTCCTCCTAAGCATTATTGACGAGCAATCCCAAGAGGTTGTTTGGCAGGCCTCTTACTCTAAACGCTGGGATGCAGAACGTCCGACTGACGAGAAGATCCGCGAAATCATCACCGAAACCTTGGCACAATTCCCCCCAGAGTTGTAA
- a CDS encoding DNA-binding transcriptional regulator → MDTPKVAILVDTATGWGRRVIRGVLDHRLEHGIWDITIQPNGPNDPFDFENLSEFDGVIARVSTPEISKTLKQLKIPTVNVSGIKLEGCTFTQITTDRFASARLAEAHFRDRSFSHFAYIGPLGLKHVRAQERAFEEALEKSGTACHVYHPDPKSKISNQWIPNEDRLIAWLQSLPKPVGIYTWAFEIGRTIVSACRKANIPVPHDVAVLGGDYDELLSDACHPALSGIVCPAEQIGKRASIELDKQMNGNKSAGSKIYIPAEDIEERLSTETLAIADKQIKQALTYIRAHACEEISVEDILTEVPMARRSLERRFTQYIGRTPALEIRRIRINHVRKLLAKTDMTMQEIAEACGYSGYNYLGMIFKKETGMSPGAYRNRARG, encoded by the coding sequence ATGGATACACCTAAAGTAGCGATTCTCGTCGATACCGCCACTGGGTGGGGACGACGTGTGATCCGTGGCGTCCTCGACCACCGACTAGAGCACGGCATATGGGACATCACCATTCAGCCCAATGGCCCCAACGATCCCTTTGATTTTGAGAACCTTTCTGAATTCGACGGAGTCATCGCACGCGTCTCAACCCCTGAGATTTCAAAAACGCTCAAGCAACTCAAGATCCCGACAGTCAATGTTTCCGGTATAAAACTCGAAGGCTGCACCTTTACGCAAATCACCACTGACCGCTTTGCCTCGGCGAGACTCGCTGAAGCACACTTCCGAGACCGCTCATTCTCCCATTTCGCCTACATCGGACCACTCGGGCTCAAACATGTTCGAGCGCAAGAACGCGCATTCGAGGAAGCTCTTGAAAAGTCTGGCACCGCTTGCCACGTCTATCACCCAGACCCGAAATCCAAAATCAGTAATCAATGGATACCCAACGAAGATCGGCTAATCGCTTGGTTGCAAAGCTTACCCAAACCAGTCGGCATCTACACTTGGGCTTTTGAAATCGGGCGCACCATCGTCAGCGCCTGCCGTAAGGCCAACATACCAGTGCCACATGATGTCGCCGTGCTCGGTGGCGACTACGACGAACTACTCAGCGATGCCTGCCATCCCGCGCTTTCTGGCATCGTCTGTCCCGCAGAGCAAATCGGCAAGCGAGCCTCCATCGAATTGGACAAGCAGATGAATGGCAACAAATCCGCAGGCTCCAAAATCTACATTCCAGCAGAAGATATTGAAGAGCGACTCTCCACCGAAACACTCGCCATCGCAGACAAGCAGATCAAGCAGGCACTGACCTATATACGTGCACACGCGTGCGAAGAGATTTCAGTCGAAGACATTCTAACTGAAGTGCCCATGGCGCGACGTTCGTTAGAGCGCCGCTTCACACAATACATCGGTCGCACACCTGCACTGGAAATCCGTCGCATCAGGATCAACCACGTTCGCAAGCTCCTAGCAAAGACGGATATGACGATGCAAGAGATCGCCGAAGCCTGCGGCTATTCAGGCTACAACTATCTAGGCATGATCTTCAAAAAAGAGACCGGAATGTCTCCAGGTGCCTATCGAAATCGCGCACGCGGCTAG
- a CDS encoding TonB-dependent receptor has product MNNLSPKRVLVGSLFVCANMCVLLAQDAEEPAFVLPTDDSEVVAPAVDEVAAAPGFVLPDADAEKADAKKQYGEATTPEGEEAFGIDAEFTEPGESEDEESYHILPDFVVSSEKDDGYYSAHSLGGTRTSALIKDTPMTIQVVNQEMMDDLLLYNIDDLTNVLAGVEVNSTTEFNNRSLIFRGLKTADQLYEFMGRELDQDGYNVGRSEIIRGANSLIYGQASPGGKVNFLAKRAEFGKDTTKLGFLVGSDETYRADFDANRVINDKLAVRVMAVHKESGGYQDYKEFTFDGVTVEATYRVSEKTEVRAHLESVNTERKNPPSMMIDRTDQFGHTGALRDAPATGDFYKHLTRKVKDQMINYRDALRLNNGNAVPDTRVPDFFTSDADIKNHYNALEVDMEDMGELIGKDYYRDNDGYYFLSDVTHSFSDSLKTKLAASYEKSDSYSKTRGATNGIRFTANGVYNNIGNNNHEYYGLDAGPLPTDKAALDDAIDTIYANAGVDTTWSERIGSDDSTSVRSTTTWATEISDSQQQFLFGIDLDDRRTKLKNTGWYDPNYTAVGDNGQLYRTDYDGNILSNANGILPAQTIRERNTPYNYGYNYNGAAPNADPSFTIAGGTHQPGLDFDHGRGDFYVKNKISTETKSHAFWLANQGKYLDGRLHTLVGVRYDRINASAQNSRVSDVNGGYGTGDKVHNTNRRWSPSLGALFWVTERLAVFANYSESIESPTGFQRDPYGNLVPPQIGKGWEGGIKFEALEGKLNGQVVGFFTKKENDVTVYNVNDLKQIYPYAEDPGLWRDVGDPLNPEYVWDGNGSHVPDQDVEVKGIEATLYYNPTKSLSMVLSYAYLETEKTKTPLSDFGEGDKLEGTIPHTVSFTSRYTFRDGALKGAFCGTTLRYTDSGLYDTIYLTNPDQSRTGDKSEIWLDDSLITTVFVGYGGKIGKAKNAMGYRVQFTCRNIFDEQDLLATSGGGARYTTPRAYALSAALTF; this is encoded by the coding sequence ATGAATAATTTATCCCCTAAGAGAGTCCTGGTTGGCAGCCTGTTCGTTTGTGCGAATATGTGTGTCTTATTAGCGCAAGACGCTGAAGAGCCTGCATTCGTATTGCCTACCGATGATTCGGAAGTCGTAGCACCGGCTGTAGATGAAGTCGCAGCTGCTCCAGGTTTTGTATTGCCCGACGCGGATGCTGAGAAAGCAGACGCTAAGAAACAATACGGAGAGGCCACGACTCCAGAAGGAGAGGAGGCCTTTGGAATCGATGCGGAATTCACCGAACCAGGGGAAAGTGAGGATGAAGAATCCTATCACATCTTGCCAGACTTCGTAGTATCCTCAGAGAAGGATGATGGCTACTATTCGGCGCACTCCTTAGGTGGCACACGCACAAGTGCGCTGATCAAGGACACACCGATGACCATTCAGGTGGTGAATCAGGAAATGATGGACGATTTGTTGCTCTATAACATTGATGACCTGACCAATGTGTTGGCAGGTGTTGAAGTAAATTCGACGACAGAATTTAATAATCGTTCGTTGATTTTTCGCGGTCTGAAAACAGCCGACCAACTATATGAATTCATGGGGCGTGAGTTAGACCAGGACGGTTATAACGTTGGGCGTTCTGAAATCATCCGTGGGGCGAATAGTTTGATCTATGGTCAGGCATCCCCTGGTGGTAAAGTGAACTTCTTGGCGAAGCGTGCTGAGTTTGGCAAAGATACGACAAAGTTGGGTTTTCTCGTTGGTTCGGATGAGACGTATCGTGCCGATTTTGATGCAAATCGTGTGATTAATGATAAGTTAGCCGTTCGTGTCATGGCCGTGCATAAGGAAAGTGGCGGGTATCAAGACTACAAAGAATTTACATTCGATGGTGTCACTGTTGAGGCGACCTATCGTGTATCAGAAAAGACCGAGGTGCGGGCGCACTTGGAATCGGTGAATACTGAGCGCAAGAACCCTCCTTCGATGATGATCGATCGCACGGATCAATTTGGTCATACAGGTGCACTTAGAGATGCGCCTGCGACTGGCGATTTCTATAAGCATCTGACCCGCAAGGTGAAAGATCAGATGATTAACTATCGAGATGCTCTCAGGCTGAACAACGGTAATGCAGTGCCTGATACACGGGTGCCCGATTTCTTTACCAGTGATGCAGATATTAAGAATCACTATAATGCGCTCGAGGTGGATATGGAGGACATGGGTGAGCTCATCGGTAAGGACTACTACCGTGATAATGACGGATACTATTTCTTGAGTGATGTGACGCATTCCTTCTCGGACAGTTTGAAGACAAAGCTCGCGGCATCCTATGAAAAGTCGGATAGCTACAGTAAGACGCGTGGCGCCACGAATGGTATCCGTTTTACGGCGAATGGCGTCTATAATAATATCGGTAACAATAATCACGAATATTACGGTTTAGATGCTGGCCCGCTTCCCACAGATAAGGCAGCGCTCGATGACGCGATTGATACTATTTATGCGAACGCTGGTGTCGATACGACTTGGTCTGAACGTATTGGATCGGACGATTCGACTTCAGTTCGTTCCACTACGACATGGGCGACTGAGATCTCGGATTCTCAACAGCAGTTTCTTTTTGGTATCGATTTGGATGATCGTAGAACGAAGCTGAAGAATACGGGTTGGTATGACCCTAATTATACTGCGGTCGGCGACAATGGCCAATTGTATCGGACGGACTACGATGGTAATATACTGTCAAATGCGAATGGGATCTTACCTGCGCAGACGATACGTGAGCGTAATACTCCCTATAATTATGGTTATAATTATAATGGTGCTGCGCCGAATGCCGATCCAAGTTTCACGATTGCAGGTGGCACGCATCAACCTGGTTTGGATTTTGATCATGGGAGAGGTGATTTTTATGTTAAAAATAAGATTAGCACAGAAACGAAGAGTCATGCATTCTGGTTGGCGAATCAGGGGAAGTATTTGGATGGTCGGTTGCACACTCTAGTGGGTGTCCGGTATGATCGAATTAATGCATCCGCACAAAACAGCCGCGTTTCGGATGTGAATGGGGGCTATGGCACAGGCGATAAAGTGCATAATACGAATCGACGCTGGAGTCCTTCATTGGGGGCTCTGTTCTGGGTGACTGAGAGGCTTGCGGTATTTGCTAATTATTCGGAGTCTATTGAATCACCAACCGGATTTCAGCGTGATCCTTATGGCAACTTAGTTCCACCTCAAATCGGTAAAGGTTGGGAGGGTGGTATTAAGTTTGAAGCGCTGGAGGGGAAGTTGAATGGTCAAGTGGTTGGGTTTTTCACTAAAAAGGAAAACGACGTGACTGTTTATAATGTAAATGATTTGAAACAAATTTATCCTTATGCAGAGGATCCAGGCCTGTGGCGCGATGTGGGTGACCCCCTTAATCCAGAATATGTTTGGGATGGCAATGGTAGTCACGTGCCAGACCAAGATGTTGAAGTGAAGGGAATCGAGGCAACGCTTTACTACAATCCGACAAAATCGCTTTCTATGGTGCTTTCCTACGCATATTTGGAGACGGAAAAAACTAAAACACCCTTGTCGGATTTCGGTGAAGGCGATAAGTTAGAGGGCACGATTCCACACACTGTGAGCTTTACGTCGCGTTACACTTTCAGAGACGGAGCATTGAAGGGCGCATTCTGCGGCACCACTCTGAGATACACAGATTCCGGCCTCTACGATACCATCTATTTGACTAACCCTGATCAGAGTCGCACTGGAGATAAATCTGAAATCTGGCTGGATGACAGCTTGATTACAACGGTGTTCGTTGGGTATGGGGGGAAGATTGGAAAGGCTAAGAATGCGATGGGCTATCGTGTGCAGTTCACATGCCGTAACATATTTGATGAGCAGGATCTACTCGCGACGAGTGGTGGTGGCGCACGTTACACTACACCACGTGCTTATGCTTTGAGTGCGGCGCTAACATTTTAG
- a CDS encoding family 16 glycosylhydrolase, with the protein MNKAVSDEFDSSRLDEDKWLIQGRNGEYKSRWIGRAPSQFSTENVRVEDGKLKIATRWEPDFDFSDKIDKASGDKYENITTAAVIGKEEFHYGYMEIRCKAADASITSSFWMTGVKSELDVFEFVGKPSQKHKKHLEKEMMATMINWGKPQGPDRRSWRDHYPLDWRVADDFHVYGCEWNENYLKFYADGKLVGTVTKEELGERWILVEPASIWVDSETFSWVGLPFKEELPADFEIDYIRVWQ; encoded by the coding sequence TTGAATAAAGCGGTGAGTGACGAGTTTGATTCATCTCGTTTAGATGAGGATAAGTGGCTGATACAAGGCAGAAACGGCGAGTATAAGTCTCGCTGGATCGGGCGTGCGCCTTCACAGTTTTCGACCGAAAATGTGCGAGTCGAAGACGGTAAACTCAAGATAGCAACACGCTGGGAGCCTGACTTTGATTTTTCCGATAAAATCGACAAGGCTTCGGGCGATAAATACGAGAATATTACGACTGCTGCCGTCATCGGTAAGGAGGAGTTTCACTATGGGTATATGGAGATCCGCTGCAAAGCGGCGGATGCCTCAATTACCAGCTCTTTTTGGATGACTGGAGTGAAGTCGGAGTTGGATGTATTCGAATTCGTGGGCAAGCCGTCGCAGAAGCATAAGAAGCACTTGGAAAAAGAGATGATGGCGACGATGATCAATTGGGGAAAACCCCAGGGGCCAGACCGTCGCTCATGGCGCGACCACTATCCACTGGATTGGCGTGTGGCCGATGATTTTCATGTGTATGGATGTGAGTGGAATGAGAACTATTTAAAATTCTATGCCGATGGGAAACTCGTCGGAACAGTGACCAAAGAAGAGCTTGGAGAGCGTTGGATTTTGGTAGAACCCGCAAGCATCTGGGTGGACTCGGAGACGTTCTCATGGGTGGGTTTGCCGTTTAAGGAGGAGCTGCCCGCCGACTTCGAGATCGATTATATTCGCGTTTGGCAGTAG
- a CDS encoding AraC family transcriptional regulator, whose translation MSLIKARELFSESSFPVTVDTLVDRTLIQNTMHRHEYFEMLYVEEGTLVNRFSSEAITMNPGDLIVMKPYASHVLEDDAEGAPLKAYCCSFQPQVVDFGINSIEELQNSGSPNRYFFKPMLPLMEETVSAVHIKVSDENREMVSALFEQLKASSHDHGQQGRAMSRCHFLNLLACLAGQEEEEAAVEPQKIEVDASLRVSRYKAGIRKTLNFIHENFDKTLTLDEMASMCGASESYFCRMFKHETGMTFLGYLNGLRVERACVLLRDSCDSALEICYNVGFNEYTHFGRLFKKITGQSPAEYRKQHPQVKHVREFAIAV comes from the coding sequence ATGTCACTTATTAAAGCCCGAGAGCTCTTCTCTGAATCCTCATTTCCTGTTACGGTTGATACTTTGGTCGATCGCACTTTGATTCAAAACACGATGCACCGCCACGAGTATTTTGAAATGCTCTATGTGGAAGAAGGCACCTTAGTCAATCGCTTCTCAAGTGAAGCGATCACGATGAACCCTGGTGATTTGATTGTGATGAAGCCGTATGCCAGCCATGTGCTGGAAGATGACGCCGAGGGCGCTCCGCTGAAGGCGTATTGCTGCAGCTTTCAGCCTCAGGTGGTTGATTTTGGAATCAATTCCATTGAAGAGTTGCAGAACTCTGGTTCGCCCAACCGCTATTTCTTTAAGCCGATGCTGCCGTTGATGGAAGAGACGGTCTCGGCGGTTCACATCAAAGTGTCGGATGAGAATCGTGAGATGGTATCCGCACTCTTTGAGCAGCTCAAAGCGTCTTCGCATGATCACGGTCAGCAAGGCCGTGCGATGTCGCGTTGTCATTTTTTGAACCTGCTCGCATGTCTTGCCGGGCAGGAGGAAGAAGAGGCGGCAGTTGAGCCGCAAAAGATTGAGGTGGATGCATCGCTACGTGTTTCTCGCTATAAGGCGGGAATTCGCAAGACACTGAATTTTATTCACGAGAACTTCGACAAGACGCTCACTCTAGATGAGATGGCTTCCATGTGTGGCGCTTCTGAGAGCTACTTTTGCCGGATGTTTAAGCACGAGACCGGCATGACGTTTCTCGGCTACTTGAATGGTCTGCGTGTGGAGCGCGCATGTGTCTTACTACGTGATAGCTGCGATAGTGCGCTAGAGATCTGTTATAATGTGGGCTTCAACGAATACACGCACTTCGGTCGTCTATTTAAGAAGATCACGGGTCAGTCGCCTGCGGAATACCGTAAGCAGCACCCTCAGGTAAAGCATGTGCGTGAATTCGCCATAGCAGTGTAG